From the genome of Macadamia integrifolia cultivar HAES 741 unplaced genomic scaffold, SCU_Mint_v3 scaffold2695, whole genome shotgun sequence, one region includes:
- the LOC122067077 gene encoding NADH dehydrogenase [ubiquinone] iron-sulfur protein 2: MAQEHAHSSAVERLLNCEVPLRAQYIRVLFREITRISNHSLASTTHAMDVGASTPSLWASEEREKLLEFHERVPGARMHASFIRPGGVAQDLPLGSCRDIDSSTQQFASRIDESEEMSTGNRIWKQRLVDIGTVTAQQAKDWGFSGVMLRGPGVCWDSRRAAPYDVHDQSDPDVPVGTRGDRYDRYCIRIEEMRQSVRIIVQCPNQMPSGMIKADDRKLCPPSRSRMKLSMESSIHHFEPYTEGFSVPAPSTYTAVEAPKGEFGVFLVSNGSNRPYRRKIRAPGSAHSQGLDSMSKHHMPADVVTIIGTQDIVSGEVDR; encoded by the exons ATGGCCCAAGAACACGCTCATTCTTCAGCCGTAGAGAGACTTTTGAATTGCGAGGTACCATTACGAGCTCAATATATACGAGTGTTATTCCGTGAAATAACTCGAATTTCAAATCATTCACTTGCTTCAACTACTCATGCTATGGATGTGGGAGCATCAACTCCGTCCCTGTGGGCTTCTGAGGAGCGGGAGAAATTGTTGGAATTCCATGAAAGAGTCCCGGGAGCCAGGATGCATGCCAGTTTCATACGACCAGGTGGAGTGGCACAAGATCTGCCTCTTGGCTCATGTCGAGATATTGATTCCTCCACACAACAATTTGCTTCTCGTATCGACGAATCAGAAGAGATGTCAACCGGCAACCGTATCTGGAAACAACGATTAGTGGATATTGGTACTGTCACTGCACAGCAAGCAAAGGATTGGGGATTCAGTGGTGTAATGTTAAGAGGT CCAGGGGTATGCTGGGATTCGCGAAGAGCAGCACCTTACGATGTTCATGACCAATCGGATCCTGACGTACCAGTAGGTACCAGAGGAGATCGCTATGATCGTTACTGTATCCGTATCGAAGAGATGCGACAAAGTGTTCGGATCATTGTGCAATGTCCTAATCAAATGCCTAGTGGCATGATCAAAGCCGATGATCGTAAGCTATGTCCTCCATCACGATCTCGAATGAAACTATCCATGGAATC CTCAATTCACCATTTCGAACCTTATACAGAAGGTTTTTCCGTACCAGCTCCTTCTACCTATACCGCAGTTGAAGCACCTAAAGGAGAATTTGGTGTCTTTCTGGTCAGTAATGGAAGCAATCGTCCCTACCGTCGTAAAATAAGAGCACCTGGCTCTGCCCATTCACAAGGACTCGATTCTATGTCCAAACATCACATGCCAGCAGATGTGGTCACCATCATAGGTACTCAAGATATTGTGTCTGGAGAGGTAGATAGATAG